The following are encoded together in the Mesoterricola sediminis genome:
- a CDS encoding cytochrome b N-terminal domain-containing protein: MYRKFLRLTKSLTVSFEKVVNFLTTQEHNPLYFHGALPLYIFWFLIFSGILLWMYYIPTLDRAWSSVNYISALPVPGDPVNEAAGIPYGAVVRGIHRWGAAGMMITTILHMLRVYFTDRHRSWRWLPWVTGVALLAFVLFVGLTGYLLVWDARAYYIVVATQRLLEAVPVAGAALSRFLVGGDGITDYTLTRFLFFHVGGAVLIFLLVWMHFIRLKQPVATPSRATNFMVLGFILVAAGTLPAINITRELLQKYAADPRIAAQALYVASDAPAQIGTLVDTIRYDAWYMFPYWLVQNVGVTWTWLILGGATLLLCVAPFYPKDRRANIAEVIEAKCTGCTFCSQDCPFEAITMVDRAPGSKFKQIAVVQAARCSECGICVGACPFQAIELPELHSKTLEADLLDLVKKGA; the protein is encoded by the coding sequence ATGTACCGCAAATTCCTGCGCCTCACCAAGAGCCTCACGGTCAGCTTCGAGAAGGTCGTCAACTTCCTGACGACCCAGGAGCACAACCCCCTCTACTTCCACGGCGCCCTTCCGCTCTACATCTTCTGGTTCCTCATCTTCTCGGGGATCCTCCTGTGGATGTACTACATCCCCACCCTGGACCGCGCCTGGTCCAGCGTGAACTACATCTCGGCCCTGCCGGTCCCGGGCGATCCCGTCAACGAGGCCGCCGGCATCCCCTACGGCGCCGTGGTGCGCGGCATCCACCGCTGGGGCGCCGCGGGGATGATGATCACGACGATCCTCCACATGCTCCGGGTCTACTTCACGGACCGCCACCGGAGCTGGCGCTGGCTGCCCTGGGTGACCGGGGTCGCCCTCCTGGCCTTCGTGCTCTTCGTGGGGCTCACGGGCTACCTCCTCGTCTGGGACGCCCGGGCCTACTACATCGTCGTCGCCACCCAGCGCCTCCTGGAGGCCGTGCCCGTGGCGGGCGCAGCCCTCTCCCGCTTCCTGGTCGGGGGCGACGGCATCACGGACTACACCCTCACCCGGTTCCTCTTCTTCCACGTCGGCGGCGCGGTCCTGATCTTCCTGCTGGTGTGGATGCACTTCATCCGGCTCAAGCAGCCGGTGGCGACCCCCAGCCGGGCCACCAACTTCATGGTCCTGGGCTTCATCCTCGTCGCCGCGGGCACCCTCCCGGCCATCAACATCACCCGCGAGCTGCTCCAGAAGTACGCCGCGGACCCCCGGATCGCCGCCCAGGCCCTCTACGTGGCCAGCGACGCCCCGGCGCAGATCGGCACCCTGGTCGACACCATCCGCTACGACGCCTGGTACATGTTCCCCTACTGGCTCGTCCAGAACGTGGGGGTGACCTGGACCTGGCTCATCCTCGGCGGCGCGACCCTCCTGCTGTGCGTGGCCCCCTTCTACCCCAAGGACCGCCGGGCCAACATCGCCGAGGTGATCGAGGCCAAGTGCACCGGGTGCACCTTCTGCAGCCAGGACTGCCCCTTCGAGGCCATCACGATGGTCGACCGGGCCCCGGGCAGCAAGTTCAAGCAGATCGCCGTCGTCCAGGCGGCAAGGTGCAGCGAATGCGGCATCTGCGTCGGGGCGTGCCCCTTCCAGGCCATCGAGCTGCCGGAGCTGCATTCCAAGACCCTCGAGGCCGACCTGCTGGACCTCGTGAAGAAGGGAGCCTGA
- a CDS encoding hydrogenase iron-sulfur subunit has translation MSDAKKTIIGFVCERSLPLEYMLDGGKALLDDPDTKVVIVPCSGMVKPTFLETALAKGADATFVCGCAIGDCHYRTGNLMIRERLEGKRSPKLRKTTDRRKVGMFFVTMKDRTAFLAALAEFKAGLDARPAQEE, from the coding sequence ATGTCCGACGCGAAGAAGACCATCATCGGATTCGTCTGCGAACGCAGCCTGCCCCTGGAATACATGCTCGACGGGGGGAAGGCCCTCCTCGACGACCCGGACACGAAGGTCGTGATCGTCCCCTGCTCGGGGATGGTCAAGCCCACCTTCCTGGAGACGGCCCTGGCCAAGGGCGCCGACGCCACCTTCGTGTGCGGATGCGCCATCGGGGACTGCCACTACCGGACCGGGAACCTCATGATCCGCGAGCGCCTCGAAGGCAAGCGCAGCCCCAAGCTCCGCAAGACCACCGACCGCCGGAAGGTGGGCATGTTCTTCGTCACCATGAAGGACCGCACCGCCTTCCTCGCCGCCCTAGCCGAATTCAAGGCGGGCCTCGACGCCCGCCCCGCCCAGGAGGAGTGA
- a CDS encoding c-type cytochrome: MRTVSRATALLLPLLLLACSDKGLSTRREGAGGVVLSATAAPKGLEPGADRAPYPLGLPSALKGRAVYTANCASCHGTLLTAAEEADLKKQAALPAGHPDRGAKERELAAEGRWPVQARRGGPDFLQRAWRFQRTPGQLFQLIAYGSAPRMEGDPSQGRMEHPGPSGRMGEGWIRAIKDLRGDQLVATGDPVPVWNAVYYVWSRAIAAAGPTRFKEVWDIYGQNCSVCHGDTAQGNGPLARTLNPPPFNFSDRKALAQTTDAFLFWRISEGGQFESIPPAVRRSMSPEALQQFVHQWSAMPSWRGVLTEDQRWMLVDGVRSRTYEHE, translated from the coding sequence ATGCGCACTGTTTCCCGGGCCACGGCCCTCCTCCTCCCCCTCCTCCTCCTGGCCTGCTCCGACAAGGGCCTGAGCACCCGGCGCGAAGGCGCCGGGGGCGTGGTCCTGTCGGCCACTGCGGCGCCCAAGGGCCTGGAGCCCGGCGCCGACCGGGCCCCCTACCCCCTGGGCCTCCCCTCCGCCCTCAAGGGCCGGGCCGTCTACACCGCCAACTGCGCGTCCTGCCACGGCACCCTGCTCACCGCCGCCGAGGAGGCCGACCTGAAGAAGCAGGCCGCCCTCCCCGCCGGGCACCCCGACCGGGGCGCCAAGGAGCGCGAGCTCGCCGCCGAAGGGCGCTGGCCCGTCCAGGCCCGCCGGGGCGGACCCGACTTCCTCCAGCGCGCCTGGCGCTTCCAGCGCACCCCGGGCCAGCTCTTCCAGCTCATCGCCTACGGCAGCGCCCCCCGCATGGAGGGCGACCCCTCCCAGGGCCGCATGGAGCACCCCGGCCCCAGCGGCAGGATGGGCGAGGGCTGGATCCGCGCCATCAAGGACCTCCGCGGCGACCAGCTCGTGGCCACGGGCGACCCGGTCCCGGTCTGGAACGCCGTCTACTACGTCTGGAGCCGCGCCATCGCGGCCGCCGGCCCCACCCGGTTCAAGGAGGTGTGGGACATCTACGGCCAGAACTGCTCCGTCTGCCACGGCGACACCGCCCAGGGCAACGGCCCCCTGGCCCGGACGCTCAATCCGCCCCCCTTCAACTTCTCGGACCGCAAGGCCCTGGCCCAGACGACGGACGCCTTCCTCTTCTGGCGCATCTCCGAGGGCGGCCAGTTCGAGTCCATCCCGCCCGCCGTGCGGCGCTCCATGTCGCCGGAGGCCCTGCAGCAGTTCGTCCACCAGTGGTCGGCCATGCCCAGCTGGCGCGGCGTCCTGACCGAGGACCAGCGGTGGATGCTGGTGGACGGCGTCCGCAGCCGGACCTATGAGCACGAGTAG
- a CDS encoding cbb3-type cytochrome c oxidase subunit II, with amino-acid sequence MTTPRANYLYPALGLTLIMASIIFVVVLVPRWTFRPPEPRDLRDYTAQELRGREIYKREGCWYCHSMVSRPQDWDHGRRSRSSDYFYDAYHLLGSERSGPDLANIGGKFPDQYHMLHHKNPRYVKPGSIMPRYDYLPEQDLTDLTAYLQSLGPYGTRALDVEGGKDRYAATGETRWAYVRDYTWVGGPLDGVTEKVAFWKLDVAHQRALNEQLYGEHPEVPFKYSAEIEELMYGSSHEAANAKGALQGLATPVFPNKEALEEARLKDPEARAWTENSFREGQITDKNRLLANYGKGLFNNQCAPCHGVTGNGKGQAAFSMTKRPANFTEDKYAGFTVDAWYWRISRGVPGTQMPRWEYTLDANQRLTLAAFLRYVAQNKGLGKLEGVPADYGKAPAPPETTHPGAK; translated from the coding sequence ATGACCACGCCACGCGCAAACTACCTCTACCCCGCCCTGGGCCTCACGCTGATCATGGCCTCCATCATCTTCGTGGTGGTCCTGGTCCCGCGCTGGACCTTCAGGCCCCCCGAGCCGAGGGACCTCCGCGACTACACGGCCCAGGAGCTCCGCGGCCGCGAGATCTACAAGCGGGAGGGCTGCTGGTACTGCCACTCCATGGTGAGCCGGCCCCAGGACTGGGACCACGGCCGCCGTTCGCGCTCCTCCGACTACTTCTACGACGCCTACCATCTCCTCGGCTCGGAGCGGTCCGGTCCCGACCTCGCCAACATCGGCGGCAAGTTCCCCGACCAGTACCACATGCTCCACCACAAGAACCCCCGCTACGTGAAGCCCGGCTCGATCATGCCCCGGTACGACTACCTGCCGGAGCAGGACCTCACCGACCTCACGGCCTACCTCCAGAGCCTCGGCCCCTACGGCACCCGCGCCCTGGACGTGGAGGGCGGCAAGGACCGCTACGCGGCCACCGGCGAGACCCGCTGGGCCTACGTGCGCGACTACACCTGGGTCGGCGGCCCCCTGGACGGCGTCACCGAGAAGGTGGCCTTCTGGAAGCTGGACGTGGCCCACCAGCGCGCCCTCAACGAGCAGCTCTACGGCGAGCACCCCGAGGTGCCCTTCAAGTACTCCGCCGAGATCGAGGAGCTGATGTACGGCTCCAGCCACGAGGCCGCCAACGCCAAGGGCGCCCTGCAGGGCCTCGCCACCCCCGTCTTCCCGAACAAGGAGGCCCTGGAGGAGGCCCGGCTCAAGGACCCCGAGGCCCGCGCCTGGACGGAGAACAGCTTCCGCGAGGGGCAGATCACCGACAAGAACCGCCTCCTGGCCAACTACGGCAAGGGCCTGTTCAACAACCAGTGCGCGCCCTGCCACGGCGTCACCGGCAACGGCAAGGGCCAGGCGGCCTTCTCCATGACGAAGCGCCCCGCCAACTTCACCGAGGACAAGTACGCCGGCTTCACCGTCGACGCCTGGTACTGGCGGATCAGCCGCGGCGTGCCCGGCACCCAGATGCCGCGGTGGGAATACACCCTCGACGCCAACCAGCGCCTGACCCTGGCGGCCTTCCTCCGCTACGTGGCCCAGAACAAGGGCCTCGGGAAGCTGGAGGGCGTCCCCGCCGACTACGGGAAGGCCCCGGCTCCCCCCGAAACGACCCATCCAGGCGCGAAGTGA
- a CDS encoding Maf family protein, which translates to MDHEITLHVEPPILASASPRRRQWMEALRIPYEVWAPDVDETPLPGEDPEAMVARLARAKAEIVGMVNPGRWVIAADTTVACDHHNLGKPVDEADAARMMALIQGRAHQVHTGLCLRRDRECHVLVDTAQVFLRPVSPAQARWYAATGEPRDKAGAYAIQGIAALFVERIEGSFATVMGFPVERFAELAGRLGLLKYWIGMP; encoded by the coding sequence ATGGATCACGAAATCACCCTCCACGTCGAGCCGCCCATCCTCGCGTCCGCGTCCCCGCGGCGCCGCCAGTGGATGGAGGCCCTCCGCATCCCCTACGAGGTCTGGGCCCCCGACGTCGACGAGACCCCCCTGCCCGGGGAGGACCCCGAGGCCATGGTGGCGCGCCTGGCCCGGGCCAAGGCCGAGATCGTCGGCATGGTGAACCCCGGGCGGTGGGTCATCGCGGCCGACACCACGGTGGCCTGCGACCACCACAACCTGGGCAAGCCGGTCGACGAGGCCGACGCCGCGCGGATGATGGCCCTCATCCAGGGCCGGGCCCACCAGGTCCACACGGGCCTCTGCCTGCGCCGGGACCGGGAGTGCCACGTCCTCGTGGACACCGCCCAGGTCTTCCTGAGGCCGGTCAGTCCCGCCCAGGCCCGCTGGTACGCGGCCACCGGCGAGCCCAGGGACAAGGCCGGGGCCTACGCCATCCAGGGCATCGCCGCGCTGTTCGTGGAGCGCATCGAAGGCAGCTTCGCGACGGTGATGGGCTTCCCCGTGGAGCGGTTCGCCGAGCTGGCGGGCCGGCTCGGACTCCTGAAGTACTGGATCGGGATGCCCTGA
- a CDS encoding cbb3-type cytochrome c oxidase subunit I codes for MSAAVWALVGTFLGLLAASEYYWPDLVHNVPQLQFGRLRPTHVNVVAFGFISMANIGAIFYVVPELCRTRLWSERWANVLMVAWNTVILAGILCLTNGITEGREYAELPWFIDIPVMAALILYIVIVWGTVLSRKERQLYVSIWYIAGTTLWFPVVYLIGNRVFFSVPGIGDAIANWFYGHNILGLWFTTNGIGLAYYFLPKITRNPLYSHLLSIVGFSTIAMFYTPTGTHHLLQSPVPEWLKAVAVISSVMLLVPVMSVLVNFFLTMKGKWGMMATHLPLRFFITALGFYLLTCFTGPFQATRWINWYLHFTHWVVGHAHFALLGTFGFIGWGAIYYVAPRVSGRQWYSRRLANAHYWLSLIGTTLMIIALTVAGLIQASAWEEGLPVYRGVIMVAPFMLMRAFSGLLIVLGQVLFVYNVYKTLVAAEEAVEGPLEDAPQAQPAGAQS; via the coding sequence GTGAGCGCCGCGGTGTGGGCCCTGGTCGGGACCTTCCTGGGGCTGCTCGCGGCCTCCGAGTACTACTGGCCCGACCTGGTCCACAACGTGCCGCAGCTCCAGTTCGGGCGCCTCCGGCCGACCCACGTGAACGTCGTGGCGTTCGGGTTCATCTCGATGGCCAACATCGGCGCCATCTTCTACGTGGTGCCCGAGCTGTGCCGCACCCGGCTCTGGAGCGAGCGCTGGGCCAACGTCCTGATGGTGGCCTGGAACACCGTGATCCTCGCCGGCATCCTCTGCCTCACCAACGGCATCACCGAGGGCCGCGAATACGCCGAGCTCCCCTGGTTCATCGACATCCCCGTGATGGCGGCCCTGATCCTCTACATCGTCATCGTGTGGGGCACGGTGCTCAGCCGGAAGGAGCGGCAGCTCTACGTGTCCATCTGGTACATCGCCGGCACGACGCTGTGGTTCCCCGTCGTCTACCTCATCGGCAACCGGGTGTTCTTCTCGGTGCCCGGCATCGGCGACGCCATCGCCAACTGGTTCTACGGGCACAACATCCTCGGGCTCTGGTTCACCACCAACGGCATCGGCCTGGCCTACTACTTCCTGCCGAAGATCACCCGCAATCCGCTCTACAGCCACCTGCTCAGCATCGTCGGCTTCTCCACGATCGCCATGTTCTACACGCCGACGGGCACCCACCACCTGCTCCAGAGCCCCGTCCCCGAGTGGCTGAAGGCGGTGGCCGTCATCTCCTCCGTCATGCTGCTCGTCCCGGTGATGAGCGTCCTCGTGAACTTCTTCCTCACCATGAAGGGCAAGTGGGGCATGATGGCGACCCACCTCCCCCTGCGGTTCTTCATCACGGCCCTCGGCTTCTACCTCCTGACCTGCTTCACGGGGCCCTTCCAGGCCACCCGCTGGATCAACTGGTACCTGCACTTCACCCACTGGGTCGTCGGCCACGCCCACTTCGCGCTGCTGGGCACCTTCGGCTTCATCGGCTGGGGCGCCATCTACTACGTGGCGCCGCGGGTGTCGGGCCGCCAGTGGTACTCCCGGCGGCTGGCCAACGCCCACTACTGGCTCTCCCTCATCGGCACCACGCTCATGATCATCGCCCTCACCGTGGCCGGGCTCATCCAGGCTTCGGCCTGGGAGGAGGGCCTCCCGGTCTACCGCGGCGTGATCATGGTGGCCCCCTTCATGCTCATGCGCGCCTTCTCGGGACTCCTGATCGTCCTGGGCCAGGTGCTCTTCGTCTACAACGTCTACAAGACGCTCGTGGCCGCGGAAGAGGCGGTGGAGGGGCCCCTCGAGGACGCCCCCCAGGCCCAGCCCGCCGGCGCACAGTCCTGA
- a CDS encoding NRDE family protein, which yields MCLILVAWKAHPDFPLVVAANRDEFYARPTAAAAPWPGDPRVLAGRDLEAGGTWLGIREDGRFAAVTNVREPGAPRGALSRGGLTRAFLLGDAPPGAYAAALEPERHSGFNLLVADRDELWYATNRDGPPRRLEPGVYGVSNHLLDTPWPKLTRAKEAFRAALGALPGREGLFTLLGDREIVPDPLLPATGVSLAWERMLSAVFVASPDYGTRASTVVLRDARGGVLLEERGAGPGARPEPTLLARGPDQISGASSSR from the coding sequence ATGTGCCTGATCCTGGTGGCCTGGAAGGCCCACCCCGACTTCCCCCTGGTGGTGGCCGCCAACCGGGACGAGTTCTACGCCCGGCCCACGGCGGCGGCGGCGCCCTGGCCCGGGGACCCCCGGGTCCTCGCCGGGCGGGACCTGGAGGCCGGGGGAACCTGGCTGGGGATCCGCGAGGACGGGCGGTTCGCCGCCGTCACCAACGTGCGGGAGCCGGGCGCCCCCAGGGGCGCCCTCTCCCGGGGCGGCCTCACCCGGGCCTTCCTCCTCGGCGACGCGCCGCCGGGGGCCTACGCCGCGGCCCTGGAGCCGGAGCGCCATTCCGGGTTCAACCTGCTGGTCGCCGACCGGGACGAGCTCTGGTACGCCACCAACCGGGACGGGCCGCCCCGGCGGCTGGAGCCGGGCGTCTACGGCGTCTCCAACCACCTCCTGGACACGCCCTGGCCCAAGCTGACCCGGGCCAAGGAGGCCTTCCGCGCAGCCCTGGGCGCCCTCCCCGGACGCGAGGGCCTCTTCACCCTCCTGGGGGACCGGGAGATCGTGCCCGACCCCCTCCTGCCCGCGACGGGGGTGAGCCTGGCCTGGGAGCGCATGCTCTCCGCCGTCTTCGTGGCTTCGCCGGACTACGGCACCCGGGCCTCCACGGTCGTCCTCCGGGACGCCCGGGGCGGGGTGCTCCTGGAGGAGCGCGGGGCGGGCCCCGGCGCCCGGCCGGAGCCCACCCTGCTGGCCCGGGGGCCGGATCAGATCAGCGGCGCGAGCAGCTCCCGGTAG
- a CDS encoding QcrA and Rieske domain-containing protein, with protein sequence MTENARRTFLRIVTGIPILGGAVLAASAILRYFKPTMVGGPKGLVAPPDEAGSSIQAVASLSELTQPWDFKEFIYIRKSVEYSSRKIQGAKIPGFVVRVPDEFTDPKDPKSKFVVVQRICPHLGCTFNFVKSPEELSGGYNYKPPAPTHPYFACPCHLSVYDPTRKQEVALQGALPGKVVSGPAPRPPRTMTFDIKDGQILITGTEGGGVG encoded by the coding sequence ATGACCGAGAACGCCCGCCGGACCTTCCTCAGGATCGTGACCGGCATCCCCATCCTCGGGGGCGCCGTCCTGGCGGCCTCCGCCATCCTCCGCTACTTCAAGCCCACCATGGTGGGCGGCCCCAAGGGCCTGGTGGCCCCCCCCGACGAGGCCGGCAGCAGCATCCAGGCCGTGGCCTCGCTCTCCGAGCTGACCCAGCCCTGGGACTTCAAGGAGTTCATCTACATCCGCAAGTCGGTGGAGTATTCCAGCCGCAAGATCCAGGGCGCCAAGATCCCCGGGTTCGTCGTCCGGGTTCCCGACGAGTTCACGGACCCCAAGGACCCCAAGTCGAAGTTCGTGGTCGTCCAGCGCATCTGCCCCCACCTCGGGTGCACCTTCAACTTCGTGAAGAGCCCCGAGGAGCTCTCGGGCGGCTACAACTACAAGCCCCCCGCGCCCACCCACCCCTATTTCGCCTGCCCCTGCCACCTGTCGGTCTACGATCCGACCCGGAAGCAGGAGGTCGCCCTCCAGGGCGCCCTGCCGGGGAAGGTGGTCTCGGGCCCCGCCCCGCGCCCGCCCCGCACCATGACCTTCGACATCAAGGACGGCCAGATCCTCATCACCGGAACGGAAGGAGGCGGCGTTGGTTAG
- a CDS encoding cytochrome b N-terminal domain-containing protein codes for MVSAIPHLLRGLLRAPATFRDWFRTRWEKMDLFDEGNVVKARTNPWYAIGGMWYWVWMLVILSGVVLMIYYIPVTDQAYHSIERIQQNWRWGPVPIGSLVRGLHKYGADAFIILATLRVYRMWFTGEYKQGNEFSFIIALLILIIGMYSGLTGYLLIWNQRALWATKVMATFPTYLDQNPSWLPLGDFINWTNQGKTTAQILLGGTSIGPATVTRFYAFHFMLSFVPMVFFELRVYRRGFRRMNISRWAKLATFGIILAIAIMIPAAQGSPANPEVTPNPILSDWYFLAMYHFLKLQDPYLATVLTVAIPFLVLLAMFLDRRPEREWGARQIPNWIGVAGLIYFVVFSFLILNGIADLHRDAPLWYYSMGLFLLIGYVQDWAYVMRRDGKRWHETFHVFFVAFILVCMSANTLYHYFGDIREWNVLAKDEMPRVLETLQKANPLATPDQAYEWLEKNRPGLNLWLTSHKGPNKPAGMELWLLHVIAWIGIIVSGTFIGLGRWGRAKDAEAAKAAAKG; via the coding sequence TTGGTTAGTGCCATTCCCCACCTGCTGCGCGGTCTCCTCCGCGCCCCCGCCACCTTCCGCGACTGGTTCCGCACGCGCTGGGAGAAGATGGATCTCTTCGACGAGGGCAACGTCGTCAAGGCGCGCACGAACCCGTGGTACGCCATCGGCGGCATGTGGTACTGGGTCTGGATGCTGGTGATCCTCAGCGGCGTCGTGCTGATGATCTACTACATCCCCGTCACGGACCAGGCCTACCACTCCATCGAGCGCATCCAGCAGAACTGGCGCTGGGGCCCCGTTCCCATCGGATCCCTGGTCCGCGGCCTCCACAAGTACGGGGCCGACGCCTTCATCATCCTGGCCACCCTGCGCGTCTACCGCATGTGGTTCACGGGCGAGTACAAGCAGGGCAACGAGTTCAGCTTCATCATCGCCCTCCTGATCCTCATCATCGGGATGTACTCGGGCCTCACCGGCTACCTCCTGATCTGGAACCAGCGCGCCCTCTGGGCGACCAAGGTGATGGCCACCTTCCCCACCTACCTGGACCAGAACCCCAGCTGGCTCCCCCTGGGCGACTTCATCAACTGGACCAACCAGGGCAAGACCACCGCCCAGATCCTCCTCGGCGGCACCAGCATCGGCCCCGCCACCGTCACGCGCTTCTACGCCTTCCACTTCATGCTGAGCTTCGTGCCCATGGTGTTCTTCGAGCTGCGGGTCTACCGCCGCGGCTTCCGCCGGATGAACATCAGCAGGTGGGCCAAGCTCGCCACGTTCGGGATCATCCTCGCCATCGCCATCATGATCCCGGCGGCCCAGGGCAGCCCGGCGAACCCCGAGGTCACCCCCAACCCCATCCTGTCCGACTGGTACTTCCTGGCGATGTACCACTTCCTCAAGCTCCAGGACCCCTATCTGGCCACCGTGCTCACCGTGGCGATCCCCTTCCTGGTGCTGCTGGCCATGTTCCTGGACCGCCGTCCGGAGCGGGAGTGGGGGGCCCGCCAGATCCCCAACTGGATCGGCGTCGCCGGCCTCATCTACTTCGTCGTCTTCAGCTTCCTCATCCTCAACGGCATCGCCGACCTGCACCGGGATGCCCCGCTGTGGTACTACTCCATGGGCCTGTTCCTCCTGATCGGCTACGTCCAGGACTGGGCCTACGTGATGCGGCGGGACGGGAAGCGGTGGCACGAGACCTTCCATGTGTTCTTCGTGGCCTTCATCCTCGTGTGCATGTCGGCCAACACCCTCTACCACTACTTCGGGGACATCCGGGAGTGGAACGTCCTCGCCAAGGACGAGATGCCGAGGGTGCTGGAGACCCTGCAGAAGGCGAACCCCCTGGCCACCCCCGACCAGGCCTACGAATGGCTCGAGAAGAACCGGCCCGGCCTCAACCTCTGGCTCACCAGCCACAAGGGACCCAACAAGCCCGCCGGCATGGAGCTCTGGCTCCTCCACGTGATCGCCTGGATCGGGATCATCGTGTCCGGCACCTTCATCGGCCTGGGCCGCTGGGGCCGGGCCAAGGACGCCGAGGCCGCCAAGGCCGCGGCGAAGGGGTGA
- a CDS encoding cbb3-type cytochrome oxidase assembly protein: METPNWTLIIVFTAVGLAFAAGFVLFALWAIRDGQFQDVEGVKFRMLEDFNPKKGRTAPRD; encoded by the coding sequence ATGGAAACCCCGAACTGGACCCTCATCATCGTCTTCACCGCCGTCGGGCTCGCCTTCGCCGCCGGCTTCGTGCTCTTCGCCCTGTGGGCCATCCGCGACGGCCAGTTCCAGGACGTCGAGGGGGTGAAGTTCCGCATGCTCGAGGACTTCAATCCCAAGAAGGGGCGCACCGCCCCCCGGGACTGA